A stretch of Gossypium hirsutum isolate 1008001.06 chromosome A06, Gossypium_hirsutum_v2.1, whole genome shotgun sequence DNA encodes these proteins:
- the LOC107920370 gene encoding uncharacterized protein, with protein sequence MEDKKVVVIGERQNYLSNVISALRAEKLELPGVPSSREVEFGIELLPGTAPVSIAPYRMAPKELVELKAQIHELLDRGFIRPSVSLWRAPVLFIKKKDWTLRMYINYRQLNKLTIKNKFPLLRIDDLFDQFRGPSIFSKINLWYYKRFVEGFSLIAAPLTKLLRKWVPFEWTDKQQESFGKLKKVLTETPMLIQPEPRKDYDCMIEYHLGNENVVTSTLSRKVKLDLRAMLSRSSLLDDGSLLAELQVKPAWVEQIRSKQLVDETLGARFIQVKNGETLDFGINSEGVLCFRGRMCIPKDDDLRQCIMRKAHSSLYAMHPGGNKMYRNLCELYWWPRLKRRLWSS encoded by the exons ATGGAGGATAAGAAGGTGGTGGTGATTGGGGAACGCCAGAATTatctgtcaaatgtgatttcagcattaagggctgagaagttg GAGCTGCCAGGGGTGCCATCCagcagagaagtagaatttggaatCGAGTTATTACCTGGCACGGCTCCGGTGTCCATTGCCCCTTAtcggatggcaccgaaggagttggtagaaCTTAAGGCACAGATTCATGAATTGTTGGATAGAGGATTCATCCGACCAAGTGTGTCTCTATGGAGAGCACCGGTGTTattcataaagaagaaagattgGACGTTGCGAATGTACATCAACTACCGGCAGTTgaacaagttaactattaaaaacaagtTCCCTCTACTGAGAATCGATGACCTTTTTGATCAGTTTAGGGGACCTTCCATTTTCTCAAAGATTAATCTGT GGTACTATAAGCGGTTTGTTGAGGGCTTTTCATTAATTGCTGCACCATTAACTAAGTTGTTGAGGAAGTGGGTACCATTTGAATGGACGGACaagcagcaagagagttttggaaAGCTTAAGAAGGTCTTAACTGAGACCCctatgttgattcagccagagcctAGAAAG gattatgattgtatgattgaATACCACCTTGGCAACGAAAATGTGGTCACTAGCACATTGAGTCGTAAGGTTAAGTTAGACTTGAGGGCTATGCTTTCTCGTTCAAGTttgttggatgatggtagcttgttagctgaaCTTCAAGTAAAGCCGGCATGGGTTGAGCAGATAAGAAGTAAGCAATTAGTGGATGAGACCTTGGGTGCTCGTTTCATACAAGTAAAGAATGGGGAGACGTTAGactttgggataaatagtgaAGGAGTGTTGTGTTTTCGTGGGAGAATGTGTATACCAAAGGACGATGATTTAAGGCAGTGTATTATGCGGAAAGCACATAGCAGtctctatgctatgcatcctggcggaaACAAAATGTATCGAAATTTGTgtgagctttattggtggcctagaCTTAAGCGCAGGTTATGGAGTTCGTAA